Proteins from one Sphingobium herbicidovorans genomic window:
- the kleA gene encoding stable inheritance protein KleA, with translation MSKIMPWIDELPEAAKTDFPARRDEIGALLDEAAELVRKAEELRAKAYFTGCTLEGDARAQWSDKDVLRAKARVRW, from the coding sequence ATGAGCAAGATCATGCCGTGGATTGACGAGTTGCCGGAGGCGGCAAAGACCGACTTCCCTGCTCGCCGTGACGAGATCGGGGCGCTGCTGGACGAGGCGGCCGAGCTGGTACGCAAGGCCGAGGAACTGCGGGCCAAGGCGTACTTCACCGGCTGCACGCTGGAAGGCGATGCAAGGGCGCAGTGGTCGGATAAGGACGTGCTGCGGGCCAAAGCGCGGGTGCGCTGGTAG
- a CDS encoding antirestriction protein, with protein MNNQAQELIPLAAVLVDDEHRLDFLPTYFGPRLMMRGEALVYGWMRRLAEGYNGGFWNYYTLTNGGFYMAPVLGRLRLEVDGNGYGGEMSADAAGIVATLFVLGQLAAETQGTDECDALIDRYHWLREYAGTHAEAAQIYRAID; from the coding sequence ATGAACAACCAAGCTCAAGAACTGATCCCGCTGGCCGCCGTCCTGGTGGACGACGAACACCGCCTGGACTTCCTGCCGACCTACTTTGGCCCGCGCCTGATGATGCGCGGCGAAGCCCTGGTGTATGGCTGGATGCGCCGACTGGCCGAAGGCTACAACGGCGGGTTCTGGAACTACTACACGCTGACCAATGGCGGGTTCTACATGGCTCCGGTGCTGGGCCGGCTGCGCCTGGAAGTCGATGGCAACGGCTACGGCGGCGAAATGTCCGCTGATGCGGCCGGGATCGTCGCCACCTTGTTCGTGCTGGGCCAGCTTGCGGCCGAAACCCAGGGCACGGACGAATGCGATGCTCTGATCGACCGCTACCACTGGTTGCGCGAGTACGCCGGTACGCACGCCGAGGCGGCGCAGATTTACCGCGCTATTGACTGA
- a CDS encoding AbrB/MazE/SpoVT family DNA-binding domain-containing protein — MHTTNLRKVGGSVMLAVPPAILDLLQLQAGATVGVAVTDGRLVVDPRPQPRYTMAELLAASDYSQPQTAEEREWVDAPAVGRELI; from the coding sequence ATGCACACAACGAATCTCCGCAAGGTCGGCGGATCGGTCATGTTGGCCGTCCCGCCGGCGATCCTCGATCTGCTGCAATTGCAGGCCGGGGCCACGGTCGGCGTAGCCGTTACCGATGGCCGCCTGGTAGTCGATCCCAGGCCCCAGCCGCGCTACACGATGGCCGAGCTGCTGGCCGCCTCGGACTATTCGCAGCCACAAACTGCGGAAGAACGGGAATGGGTCGATGCCCCGGCAGTGGGGCGTGAGCTGATATGA
- a CDS encoding type II toxin-antitoxin system PemK/MazF family toxin: protein MSLDPTEGREQRGSRPVLVVSPAEFNAATKLPVCLPITNGGDFARRIGFAVPISGIKTTGVVRCDQPRVLDLAARTARKVDTLPAPILDEVLAKVATLFQ, encoded by the coding sequence GTGTCGCTTGATCCCACCGAAGGCCGTGAGCAACGCGGCAGCCGGCCGGTGCTGGTCGTATCGCCGGCCGAGTTCAACGCGGCAACGAAACTGCCGGTGTGCTTGCCGATCACGAACGGCGGCGATTTCGCCCGCCGGATCGGTTTCGCGGTGCCGATTTCCGGCATCAAGACAACCGGCGTCGTTCGCTGCGATCAACCCCGCGTGCTCGATCTTGCAGCGCGTACCGCTCGCAAGGTGGACACGCTCCCGGCTCCTATCCTTGATGAAGTGCTGGCCAAGGTCGCCACGCTGTTCCAGTAG
- a CDS encoding tripartite tricarboxylate transporter substrate binding protein, whose translation MHTHETPRAHGCIPATTLRRRQALLGAAAALLLAGPGPARADDYPSRMLTLIVPFAAGGTVDKVARMLQEPLRERLGQQVVVDNRGGAGGTIGMAQLAKGAPDGYTVAMVFDSYATEQHIHRKLPYETLRDFAGVSYAVRSPMVLVVPAASPYKTVQDYVAAARQREVTYASVGAGSSNHLAAELFHETAGSRGLHVPYKGGGPAIADLLGGHVDSMIASLPLVLPHVQAGKLRALAVTSQARSAALPQVPAVAEAHKGFEIYSWVGMVAPAKTPAPVLDKLSVAMAATLRDPALARRMADNGFEVVAGDRAAMDQLVQRESQRWGELIAKRKISVE comes from the coding sequence ATGCACACACACGAGACACCACGCGCCCACGGGTGCATTCCCGCAACAACCCTGCGCCGACGCCAGGCGCTGCTGGGTGCGGCCGCGGCGCTGCTGCTGGCCGGCCCAGGACCGGCGCGTGCCGACGACTACCCCAGCCGCATGCTCACGCTGATCGTGCCCTTCGCTGCTGGCGGCACCGTGGACAAGGTGGCCCGCATGCTGCAGGAGCCGCTGCGCGAGCGGCTGGGCCAACAGGTGGTGGTGGACAACCGCGGCGGCGCCGGCGGCACCATCGGCATGGCCCAACTGGCCAAAGGCGCGCCCGACGGCTACACGGTGGCCATGGTGTTCGACTCCTACGCGACCGAGCAGCACATCCACCGCAAGCTGCCCTACGAGACGCTGCGCGACTTCGCTGGCGTCTCCTATGCCGTGCGCTCGCCCATGGTGCTGGTGGTGCCCGCGGCTTCTCCCTACAAGACCGTGCAGGACTACGTGGCCGCCGCGCGCCAGCGCGAAGTGACCTACGCCTCGGTGGGCGCTGGCAGCTCTAACCACCTGGCGGCCGAGCTGTTCCACGAGACCGCCGGCAGCCGCGGCCTGCACGTGCCCTACAAAGGCGGCGGCCCGGCCATCGCCGACCTGCTGGGCGGCCATGTCGATTCGATGATCGCCAGCCTGCCACTGGTGCTGCCGCACGTGCAGGCCGGCAAGCTGCGTGCGCTGGCCGTGACCTCGCAGGCGCGCAGCGCCGCACTGCCCCAGGTGCCGGCCGTGGCCGAGGCGCACAAGGGCTTCGAGATCTACTCCTGGGTCGGCATGGTGGCGCCGGCCAAGACGCCCGCGCCGGTGCTGGACAAGCTCTCGGTGGCGATGGCGGCCACGCTGCGCGACCCGGCGCTGGCGCGCCGCATGGCCGACAACGGCTTCGAGGTGGTGGCCGGCGACCGCGCCGCCATGGACCAGCTGGTGCAGCGCGAGAGCCAGCGCTGGGGCGAGCTCATCGCCAAGCGCAAGATCAGCGTGGAGTGA
- a CDS encoding maleylacetate reductase: MQNQPFTYESRAQRVLFGAGTLAQAPAELERMGAHKALVLCTAPQRAQAEAVAALLGPRAAGIFDGAVMHVPMASAEAARAAAAQAGANALVAVGGGSTVGLAKAIALVSPLPVLAIPTTYAGSEMTPIYGLTENGLKRTGRDVRVLPRSVLYDPELTLALPVGLSVVSGINAIAHAAEGLYAADGNPVMGLMAAEGIAALGRALPALHAAPHDLHARSDALYGAWLCGLVLGSVSMALHHKLCHTLGGSFNLPHAELHTVVLPHVLAYNAKAAPHAMQRIAAALGTADAALGVHTLARRLGAPTALRDIGMREEDLDKACALALRDAYPNPRPIEAAPLRNLLQEAFEGAAPRPPNLSTTPTQQTTETTP; this comes from the coding sequence GTGCAGAACCAGCCCTTCACCTACGAGAGCCGGGCGCAGCGTGTGCTGTTCGGCGCCGGCACGCTGGCGCAGGCGCCGGCCGAGCTGGAGCGGATGGGCGCGCACAAGGCCCTGGTGCTGTGCACCGCGCCGCAGCGTGCCCAGGCCGAAGCCGTGGCGGCCCTGCTCGGGCCGCGCGCCGCCGGCATCTTCGACGGGGCGGTGATGCACGTGCCCATGGCCAGCGCCGAGGCCGCGCGCGCTGCGGCAGCACAGGCCGGCGCCAATGCGCTGGTGGCCGTGGGCGGCGGCTCCACCGTAGGCCTGGCCAAGGCGATTGCGCTGGTCTCGCCGTTGCCGGTGCTGGCCATCCCCACCACCTACGCGGGCTCGGAGATGACGCCCATCTACGGGCTGACCGAGAACGGCCTCAAGCGCACCGGCCGCGACGTGCGCGTGCTGCCGCGCAGCGTGCTGTACGACCCCGAACTCACGTTGGCACTGCCGGTGGGCCTGTCGGTGGTGAGCGGCATCAACGCCATCGCGCACGCGGCCGAGGGCCTGTACGCGGCCGACGGCAACCCGGTCATGGGCCTGATGGCGGCCGAGGGCATCGCCGCGCTGGGCCGCGCGCTGCCCGCGCTGCACGCCGCGCCGCACGACCTGCACGCGCGCAGCGATGCGCTGTACGGCGCCTGGCTGTGCGGCCTGGTGCTGGGCAGCGTGTCCATGGCCCTGCACCACAAGCTGTGCCACACGCTGGGCGGCAGCTTCAACCTGCCGCACGCCGAGCTGCACACCGTGGTGCTGCCGCACGTGCTGGCCTACAACGCCAAGGCGGCGCCGCACGCCATGCAGCGCATCGCCGCCGCGCTGGGAACCGCCGATGCCGCGCTGGGCGTGCACACGCTGGCGCGGCGACTGGGCGCACCCACCGCGCTACGCGACATCGGCATGCGGGAAGAAGACCTGGACAAGGCGTGCGCGCTGGCCCTGCGCGACGCCTACCCCAATCCACGGCCGATCGAGGCTGCGCCGCTGCGGAACTTGCTGCAGGAGGCGTTCGAAGGTGCGGCGCCGCGGCCGCCAAACCTCTCAACAACACCGACGCAACAAACGACGGAGACGACCCCATGA
- a CDS encoding SMP-30/gluconolactonase/LRE family protein, with product MTRLQTCIAAGGSGTPPERTVQARVVAQQSGPSFLESIAEGPDRALYVTDFHNRQLLRYVDDKGFSVHARLDVHPWGMVFDSDGTLYFGAAERGIVDKTSPPTQWVWRQRRGEAPQPFLKIEQARALNGMTLLAPGRILIADGRGGTVWLLDVAARSASPFVRDALLDVPPGFALPTPAANGLKIHAGHLYVSNTARVAMLRIPLGADLRPGAVQVFVEPLRADDFAFSPSGNLYVTTHRREILRVTPEGRVSEVPGIGPELVGSTAMVWRSGEHSAYAINDGGFIGFHWYGGSTPTASNLVRLDGLD from the coding sequence ATGACACGTCTACAAACCTGCATCGCCGCAGGCGGCTCCGGCACGCCGCCAGAGCGCACTGTGCAGGCGCGCGTCGTCGCCCAGCAGTCTGGCCCCTCCTTCCTCGAAAGCATCGCCGAGGGCCCGGACCGCGCCTTGTATGTCACCGACTTCCACAACCGCCAGCTGTTGCGCTACGTGGACGACAAGGGATTCAGCGTGCACGCCCGGCTCGACGTCCATCCATGGGGCATGGTGTTCGACAGCGATGGCACGCTGTACTTCGGTGCGGCCGAGCGCGGCATCGTGGACAAGACCTCGCCGCCCACGCAGTGGGTCTGGCGCCAACGCCGCGGCGAGGCACCGCAACCCTTTCTGAAGATCGAGCAGGCACGCGCGCTGAACGGCATGACCCTGCTCGCGCCAGGCCGCATCCTGATCGCCGACGGCCGCGGCGGCACGGTATGGCTGCTCGATGTCGCCGCCCGCAGCGCCAGCCCCTTCGTGCGCGACGCGCTACTGGATGTGCCACCCGGCTTCGCGCTGCCCACACCGGCCGCGAACGGCCTGAAGATCCACGCCGGGCACCTGTACGTTTCCAACACGGCGCGCGTGGCCATGTTGCGCATTCCGCTCGGTGCCGACTTGCGGCCCGGCGCCGTGCAGGTCTTCGTGGAACCGCTGCGCGCGGACGACTTCGCTTTCTCCCCGAGCGGCAACCTGTATGTCACCACGCACCGGCGCGAAATCCTGCGCGTCACCCCTGAGGGACGCGTCTCGGAGGTGCCAGGCATCGGACCCGAACTGGTGGGCAGCACTGCCATGGTCTGGCGCAGCGGCGAACACAGCGCCTACGCCATCAACGATGGCGGCTTCATCGGCTTCCACTGGTACGGGGGCTCCACGCCCACGGCCTCGAACCTGGTGCGGCTCGACGGGCTGGACTGA
- a CDS encoding enoyl-CoA hydratase/isomerase family protein, producing the protein MTQDDAPLQIGREGAVATLRFNRPATLNALDVPMAEGFLAAVRDIAADSSVRAVLLSGSGKGFMAGGDLAVLQADPQGGAKALIGPLHEALVVLAGIDAPVVAQVHGVAAGAGLSLMLQADFVLAAEGTRFNLAYVNIGTSCDVGASWALPRWVGLRRALEIAMLGDMLDAAAAERMGLVNRVVPADALAGEAMALAQRLANGPTVALGQLRRLMRASFDRALPEQLDAESAAFQVCAATDDFRTGVDAFFARQKPDFLGR; encoded by the coding sequence ATGACGCAAGACGACGCCCCCCTGCAGATCGGCCGCGAAGGCGCGGTCGCCACGCTGCGCTTCAACCGCCCGGCCACGCTCAATGCGCTGGACGTGCCCATGGCCGAGGGCTTTCTCGCGGCCGTGCGCGACATCGCCGCCGACAGCAGCGTGCGCGCCGTGCTGCTGTCGGGCAGCGGCAAGGGCTTCATGGCCGGCGGCGACCTGGCGGTGCTGCAGGCCGATCCGCAGGGCGGCGCCAAGGCGCTGATCGGCCCGCTGCACGAGGCGCTGGTGGTGCTGGCCGGCATCGATGCGCCCGTGGTGGCCCAGGTGCACGGCGTGGCGGCCGGCGCCGGCCTGTCGCTCATGCTGCAGGCCGACTTCGTGCTCGCGGCCGAGGGCACGCGCTTCAACCTGGCCTACGTGAACATCGGCACGAGCTGCGACGTGGGTGCCTCCTGGGCGCTGCCGCGCTGGGTCGGCCTGCGCCGTGCGCTGGAGATCGCCATGCTGGGCGACATGCTCGACGCGGCGGCGGCCGAGCGCATGGGCCTGGTCAACCGCGTGGTGCCGGCCGATGCGCTGGCGGGCGAAGCCATGGCGCTGGCGCAGCGGCTGGCCAATGGCCCGACGGTGGCGCTGGGCCAGCTGCGCCGGCTCATGCGCGCGAGCTTTGACCGCGCGCTGCCCGAGCAGCTTGATGCGGAGTCGGCGGCGTTCCAGGTGTGCGCCGCGACGGACGATTTCCGCACCGGCGTGGACGCGTTCTTCGCGCGCCAAAAGCCTGACTTTCTGGGGCGCTGA
- a CDS encoding TetR/AcrR family transcriptional regulator: protein MGLLELNKKLHVSKPTLYYYVKSKDDILLECVRAALAMMQEGIAEVRQQGGRALDQLQACMRSYAAIVMDDFGQCVIRIGEDPLPPPLRKELRRLKAGIDHEFRRLVEEGIAEGSLQPCDPKLAAFMLAGALSWIGRWYRPDGAMAPEQIAEQGIALLLGGVLAPVPAVPPVPPAAATRQPGRRAPRKSPA, encoded by the coding sequence ATGGGGCTGCTGGAGCTAAATAAGAAGCTCCATGTGAGCAAGCCCACGCTGTACTACTACGTCAAGAGCAAGGACGACATCCTGCTCGAATGCGTGCGCGCGGCGCTGGCCATGATGCAGGAGGGCATTGCCGAGGTGCGCCAGCAGGGCGGCCGCGCGCTGGACCAGCTGCAGGCCTGCATGCGCAGCTACGCGGCCATCGTGATGGACGACTTCGGCCAGTGCGTGATCCGCATCGGCGAAGACCCGCTGCCGCCGCCGCTGCGCAAGGAGCTGCGCCGGCTCAAGGCCGGCATCGACCACGAGTTCCGCCGGCTGGTCGAAGAGGGCATTGCCGAAGGCTCGCTGCAGCCCTGCGATCCCAAGCTGGCGGCCTTCATGCTGGCCGGCGCGCTGAGCTGGATCGGCCGCTGGTACCGGCCCGACGGCGCCATGGCGCCCGAGCAGATCGCCGAGCAGGGCATTGCGCTGCTGCTGGGCGGCGTGCTCGCCCCCGTTCCCGCCGTTCCCCCTGTTCCCCCAGCTGCCGCCACCCGCCAACCGGGCCGGCGCGCACCACGAAAGAGCCCCGCATGA
- a CDS encoding IS1595-like element ISCsp2 family transposase: METQMLTPTPGGDYPRTWNEFLDWFATEEACQAFLEKLRWPQGFVCPRCGNAGDVYRASRTRLMCRSCQYQGTVTSGTIFDKTRTPLRVWLAAAWYLTNQKQGVSALGLQRVLGLGSYQTAWTMLHRFRRAMVRPGRDKLKGLVEVDETYLSITDRKNPATPAGRKSSTTKVLMVMAVEIVEPKGFGRIRLRRIDRDAATHVIPFVQEVVEPGAQVRTDGSAAYRALGELGYTHQRTVMLGSGVPAHVSMAGVHRVASLVQRWVLGTHHGSVQPDHLDAYLDEFVFRFNRRTSSSRGMLFYRLLQQAVVTPPVTYGDVVSKNTGESQSDTIAG, from the coding sequence ATGGAAACCCAGATGCTAACGCCAACTCCTGGAGGGGACTACCCCCGCACCTGGAACGAATTTCTTGACTGGTTTGCCACCGAAGAGGCTTGCCAGGCGTTCCTGGAGAAGCTTCGGTGGCCCCAAGGCTTCGTCTGCCCGCGTTGCGGCAACGCTGGCGATGTGTACCGCGCCAGCCGCACCCGCCTGATGTGCCGCTCATGCCAGTACCAAGGCACAGTGACATCTGGAACCATCTTTGACAAGACGCGCACACCGCTGCGTGTCTGGCTGGCTGCAGCTTGGTACCTGACCAATCAGAAACAAGGCGTGAGCGCCCTGGGGCTGCAGCGCGTATTGGGTTTGGGGAGCTACCAGACCGCCTGGACCATGCTGCACCGGTTTCGACGTGCCATGGTCCGCCCGGGCCGGGACAAGCTCAAGGGGCTTGTGGAGGTGGATGAAACGTACCTGTCCATCACGGATCGCAAGAATCCCGCCACCCCTGCAGGGCGCAAGAGCAGCACCACCAAAGTGTTGATGGTCATGGCGGTGGAGATCGTGGAGCCCAAGGGGTTTGGGCGCATCCGGTTACGCCGCATTGACCGAGACGCCGCCACCCACGTAATCCCCTTTGTGCAGGAGGTGGTCGAGCCTGGAGCCCAGGTACGCACGGATGGTTCGGCGGCATACCGCGCTCTGGGAGAACTGGGTTACACCCACCAGCGCACCGTCATGCTCGGCTCAGGCGTACCTGCCCATGTCTCCATGGCGGGAGTGCACCGGGTCGCCTCACTGGTACAGCGCTGGGTGCTGGGAACACATCATGGCTCTGTACAGCCAGACCACCTGGACGCCTATCTCGATGAATTCGTGTTCCGTTTCAACCGGCGCACATCCAGCTCACGCGGGATGCTGTTTTACCGCTTGCTGCAGCAAGCGGTGGTTACGCCGCCAGTGACGTATGGGGATGTCGTGAGCAAGAACACCGGGGAGAGCCAATCGGATACCATTGCTGGATGA
- a CDS encoding IS91-like element ISCR8/ISPps1 family transposase, translating into MSATSKPKLYNPRHPERTLLYQTVAEHYETWLELASAGQFDGQGDHHTPKPFVRKAFAKYLECGIFAHGFARARCGDCGHDYFVAFSCKGRGVCPSCTTRRMVETAAHLSDHVFPRLPVRQWVLSVPKRLRYFMQRDGAVLSMVLRIFLRVIAQTLQTHSPGAAHMDKAGLHIGAIAFIHRFGSGLNEHVHFHVCVVDGVFEEVEGEGDADATPRISSPGVIFHAATGIDAATVAPVQTTLQKRILRAFVARGLLENCDAKDMLGYKHSGFSVDAGVCIEAHDRAALERLLRYCARPPFSIERLRKEGSKLVYRCAKQRSEPTSDKRGAKADELHLTPLELIDRIAALVPPPRTHRHRYFGVLAPNSPLRAAVTALAQPAASQPATVETAQPGAGVPGVAAPGNAATPTPEPEARPKRAAHYLWAVLIARIYEAFPLLCPMCGGQMRIIAFITHSAEIRHILNHIGVESAPPHITPARGPPLWEGCDAPVDDGAQGEPDWDLAAQPDEVDQRVNW; encoded by the coding sequence ATGTCAGCCACTTCCAAGCCCAAGCTCTACAACCCACGCCACCCCGAACGCACGCTGCTCTACCAAACGGTAGCCGAGCACTACGAGACCTGGCTAGAGTTGGCCAGCGCGGGTCAGTTCGACGGCCAGGGCGACCACCACACCCCCAAGCCCTTCGTGCGCAAAGCGTTTGCCAAGTATCTTGAGTGCGGCATCTTTGCCCATGGCTTTGCCCGCGCTCGCTGCGGCGACTGTGGGCACGACTACTTTGTAGCCTTCTCCTGCAAAGGCCGGGGAGTCTGCCCCTCGTGCACCACGCGGCGGATGGTGGAGACGGCGGCACACCTGAGCGACCACGTTTTCCCCCGCCTGCCGGTGCGCCAGTGGGTGCTGTCCGTGCCCAAGCGGCTTCGGTACTTCATGCAACGCGACGGAGCGGTGCTGAGCATGGTGCTGCGCATCTTTCTGCGGGTGATCGCACAAACTCTGCAGACCCACAGCCCCGGTGCGGCCCATATGGACAAGGCAGGCCTGCACATCGGTGCCATCGCCTTCATTCACCGATTCGGCTCCGGCCTCAATGAACACGTCCACTTCCACGTTTGTGTGGTGGACGGGGTGTTTGAGGAAGTGGAGGGCGAGGGCGATGCTGATGCGACCCCTCGAATCTCATCGCCGGGTGTCATCTTTCACGCGGCCACCGGCATCGATGCGGCTACCGTGGCCCCAGTGCAGACCACACTGCAAAAACGTATCCTGCGCGCCTTCGTTGCTCGGGGCCTGCTGGAGAACTGTGACGCCAAAGACATGCTGGGCTACAAACACAGCGGCTTCTCGGTGGACGCCGGTGTCTGCATCGAAGCCCACGACCGCGCTGCGCTGGAGCGGCTGCTGCGCTATTGCGCGCGTCCACCATTTTCCATCGAGCGCCTACGCAAAGAGGGAAGCAAACTGGTGTACCGCTGTGCCAAACAGCGCAGCGAGCCCACCAGTGACAAGCGTGGTGCCAAGGCAGATGAGCTGCACCTCACACCGCTGGAACTGATCGACCGCATCGCCGCGCTGGTGCCACCGCCACGCACCCACCGGCACCGCTACTTTGGTGTGCTGGCACCAAACTCGCCGCTGAGAGCGGCGGTAACGGCGCTGGCTCAGCCTGCTGCGTCGCAACCAGCCACGGTGGAGACTGCACAACCTGGCGCGGGCGTACCTGGGGTGGCGGCGCCGGGCAACGCGGCCACACCCACACCCGAACCTGAAGCACGCCCGAAGCGAGCGGCGCATTACTTGTGGGCGGTGCTGATTGCCCGCATCTACGAGGCATTTCCGCTGCTGTGCCCCATGTGCGGTGGGCAGATGCGCATCATTGCCTTCATCACCCACAGCGCCGAAATCCGCCACATCCTGAACCACATCGGGGTGGAGTCTGCCCCCCCGCACATCACCCCGGCACGCGGGCCACCGCTGTGGGAGGGCTGCGACGCGCCGGTGGATGATGGTGCGCAAGGCGAGCCGGATTGGGATCTGGCAGCTCAACCCGACGAGGTAGACCAGCGCGTCAATTGGTGA